Genomic window (Tachysurus fulvidraco isolate hzauxx_2018 chromosome 20, HZAU_PFXX_2.0, whole genome shotgun sequence):
ttgtctgtctcactctgtctgtctcactctgtctcaccatCTCAGcttgtctgtctcactctgtctcaccatctcagcctgtctgtctcactctgtctcaccgtCTCAGcttgtctgtctcactctgtctcaccatCTCAGcctatctgtctcactgtctcagcctgtctgtctcactgtctcagtctgtctgtctcactctgtctcactttattttgtttcatctaacttttttctctttttttttctttgtctcactCTGACTCTGTTGAAATCTAACTCTCAGTCTGTTCCATGTGTCACATTCCATCTAAGTACAGAAGACAATGTTTCAAAGGTCTTACTCCATCTCAGAGGACCTGCTGCTTCTCCACAGTGATACGGAGGCGTTGGCTTTTCTCTATAAGGCtgacaacagtgtgtgtgtgtgtgtgtgtgtgtgtgtgtgtgtgtgtgtgtgtgtgtgtgtgtgtgtgtgcttatttaCACCGATTCTCAGAATGATTCCAGTCTCTTCCACAGATATCTGAACAGTTTTCCCGGCCTGGATATTTTTCTCGTTTCATTGGTTGCTCAGTGTAAACATTGCCTTCGCTGTTCAGTCgtaaatataaaatgtgcagtttgtcTAGTGTAAGGACACGAGTAGTCTCTACCCTGGATTGAGATACAACAACTGAGTGCTAGAATAAAATGGATATATTATTAAAGTAAATCGAATCTACCACTGGACTAAAACAGTGAAAGCTTATTCACTAATCTAACACTTTAAAACTAAACAGAGGTCTTCAACACAAAAATCTTTTCGCAAATGAAAATCAATATTGTATGGCATCGAATCTGGAGTCTGTAGATCAGAAGATGATCATCAGTGATGATCACGTCTCATCGCACTGGAGGTGATTCGCCGTCTCACTCTGAGCAGCAGAAATGTTCAGCAGcccttaaagaaataaaacatcactGCTGCCCGAGCTTCTCacgttctctctctccaccagcACCTCAGCGGGTCTCCAGGCATTTCTGTTGTTggctgaggaggaggaggagaacgGAACATTgtacattctttctttcttgtttcttcttccttttgtcAGTTCTTCATCAATCAGAAGCTGACCAGAGCATAAACCATGCtgcaaaaagagagacagaaaaaaattggTCACGACTTACACTTCTGACATTAAACAGTGACtgtctgagtgtatgtgtgtgtgtgtgtgtgtgtgtgtgtgtgtgtgtgtgtgtgtgtgtgtgtgtgtgtgtgtgttacctgtacaGGTAGTAGAAGAAGGAGAGCAGGTAGAATCCCAGTTTGCACCAAGACTCTTTTTGGCAGTAATTAAGAATATCTGCATTCATTACACTGACAGGGTCATACATCACCTCAGAGCCATCAGCCGGCCGGTGGAAAAacctgcagagagaaagagagagagagagagagagagagagagagagagagagagagagagacacagagagagagagagagagagagagagagagagagagagagagagagagacaatgtaTTTGTGGATTTTATCgttctgtttgtgtctgtctgtgttcctaTATTGTGGTGtttggtttctcagtaacaaagTTGCACAGTTACACACCAACATGGTAATAAATTGACGCACTAACAGAGATACACAAAGTATAATATGTCATGCAACAAAGAAACACAATCACACCAACACATTGTTCTGCTGCAGAATGACAACAATCCTACAGTAAGACCATCAGTAACAGACCTATTAATGATTCAGCAGTTCATTAAAGTGAAGAGGAAATGAAGAGAATGAAGTAACAATGGGGTCAGTTTCATAAtcaatcataaaataaaattctgtgtgtgtgtgtgtgtgtgtgtgtgtgtgtgtgtgtgtgtgtgtgtgtgtgtgtgtgtgtgtgtgtgtgtttgtccatgtCTCTGTGTATTTACCTCCACATGTGGTAGAAGAGCAGGGGGATGTTGAGACCAAGTGTGACCCACTCACCAGCACACAAGAACATCAGACAGAACAAACCATGGATAGAATATTCAGGAACCAccaactgtaacacacacacacacacacacacacacacacacacacacacacacacacacacacacacacacacacacacacacacacacacacacaaagacactctAACAGGTTCTTCATATTCAGTATTATTTCTCACTCACAGAATGAGGAACAAATCCCCTGTATGTACAATGTGTGTAGATAAAACTTCTTATCTTTCACAAATCATGCATCATAAGTCACTTACCCTCCTGAGCAAGTTACAGATTCTCTCGATGTTcaggattctctctctctacacacacacacacacacacacacacacacacacacacacacacacacacacacacacacacacacacacacaaggcatcATCATTTACtgcataatgtgtgtgtgtgtgtgtgtgtgtgtgtgtgtatgtatgtgtgtgtgtgtacagtatgtgtgtgtgtgtgtgtacagtatgtgcgtgtgtgtgtatatgtgtgagtatgtgtgtgtacagtatgtgtgtgtgtgtgtgtgtgtgtgtgtgtgtgtgtgtataccgcTCTGGTTGGGTTGCTCTGGTCTATGGGGTTTTTAAAGTCTGTTCTCAGTTCATCAAAAGCAatgatctaaaacacacacacacacacacacacacacacacacacacacacacacacacacacacacacacacacacacacacacacacacacatacacagaagaAGTCAGTTTGAGTTGTCATGATTAGaattttggatttatttaaatggacATATGATGCTCCTTATGTGcgagtcttcaggacagaagactTCACACTGTATGTTTTCTGTACAAACtgttttttatcttatttactTTAACAGATTAATAACAGACTGCTGAGTGGTTAAAGCTGTTATAATCAACCTCAGGAACTGTTATAATCAACCTCAGGAACTGTGTTATAATCAACCTCAGGAACTGTGTTATAATCAACCTCAGGAACTGTGTTATAATCAACCTCAGGAACTGTGTTATAATCAACCTCAGGAACTGTGTTATAATCAACCTCAGGAACTGTTATAATCAACCTCAGGAACTGTGTTATAATCAACCTCAGGAACTGTGTTATAATCAACCTCAGGAACTGTGTTATAATCAACCTCAGGAACTGTTATAATCAACCTCAGGAACTGTGTTATAATCAACCTCAGGAACTGTGTTATAATCAACCTCAGGAACTGTGTTATAATCAACCTCAGGAACTGTTATAATCAACCTCAGGAACTGACTCCTATATGAATATGAAATATGACACAATGCCTCTGAACTGAGCTAATGATCTATCAGTCGCAGCAGAAGTCAGTACTGTACAATGACTCtgaggccacgttcacactgcaggtaaaagtggcccaaatccgatttttttccaggtcagacttcttcaggagttgtgtgaacactcaaatctttTCAAATCCGATCTctgccacttccatatgtggtcctgaatcaccaaatctgatttttttccaatgtggccgcagtgtgaacagccaaggcggatttgatgcgacttttacgtcaatctacatcggcattcgtcacaattatgtgccggcgaagacttttttctttttttgcttaacacacacacacattaccggTCACGTttctgtcacgttttcgccggcgcaaacgttgtttttttttgtttgtttttttttgcgccggcgaaaacgtggCAGAAACGTGAccggtaacgtgtgtgtgttaagagtgttatataaagtggttacgtgaaccagctcataatgtttgcattgaatacatcacattatagcatcaCATGacatgtttgcttgcaccagatgatacgatacttcctccgtaacctcgccaactttttagcgccacggcgtgctgcgtgtgacgtcatcattatagttcgtttgcgcatgcgggtcagttcgaaacagcaaacggttcacactggtatctgatataggacacattttaaaaggtaatgtgaacagccaaacaaaaaaaaatcagatctgagcaaaatatccgaattgagcgttaagacgtgcggtgtgaacgtggccGAAGAGAACGCAGTTTTTCCTGCTTTTCTCATTTGCCCCACATTCGACGTGTCCATGTTGCTGCAGTAAACCAGTCGATGATCTAAGTGACTTTCTGAAATAAACATTACAGGCCTAAACTACGACATCACAAACAGAAATAAGAGTAAATAACACATCACCAGCAGAGGGAGCTGATGAGCTGATGTAGAGACAGTACACCTACTATAGGGTATAAAAaaactcaaaataaaaatgaagcctttatttctcacatatacattacagagcAGTGGAGCAGGCAGAGCCACAGTCCAGCTGCACAGAGCACTGAGGGTTCAGGGCCTTGTTCAGGTGATGCTGGGGCTTTGAACCCCTGACATTCTGATCACTAATTCAGAGCCTTTCACCCCTGAGCCACCGCTGCACCCTCACGCCTCATCGCTTCTGTTTAATCCGCTTCATCACCATTCAACAAGAAACTGACTGCAGCAATGCTTTCTGAGTAAAAACTCCAGCTCTCATCACTGTTTACGTAACCCATAACACTGGAGCTGATGCATTTACAAAACCAATCCTTAAGATAAGCACAAAGTGATCAACAGCTGAAGGAGGATGACATCATCAGTCAGCACCAAATTCACTCAGGAGTGATAAGAGTGACTGAAATGTCTTCGAGTTGAATGCACACAAACAGCCCAGCTGTTTCAacctgttttctttctctttccctttgCATTTGCTGTTCTGTAAACAGATGCAGTTTCCATGGTGACTGCATGTGCCCCAAAGTGGGCACCATGGTTACTACAGGcacaatctgattggctgagtgggaggaggagaagagagaggggggtgtAAATTATAGTTTAATAAGCATGCTCaataacacagtgtgtgtgtgtgtgtgtgtgtgtgtgtgtgtgtgtgtgtgtgtgtgtgtgtgtgtgtgtgtgtaataaaaatcTTTGACTAAAAATAATGGTGATTAATTAAGCTGTACAGCAGAGTTTATAAAAACCGTCTTcctgttcttttcttctctttggtATTtataactctctctcacacaaacacactcactctctctttctctctctctctctctctctctctctctctctctctctctcacacacacacacacacacacacacacacacacacacacacacacacacacacacacacacacacacacacacacacacacacacacacaacactctctcacactctcactttcagcctgtctgtctgtctgtctgtctgtcacataATAGTGTGTTGGATATAAATCATCAGGAAAACAGTGAGAATTATAACAACAGCAGAAGTGATAATGAAGGTTAAtaactctctgtctgtctgtctgtctatctgtctgtctgtctgtctgctctttACTGAAGGGATTAAGCCAAGTTCCCTGCATTTACACACATAATGGTTGTATCACACTTGATTGACAGCTTGGACTCCATCACTTTGCTTttcctgtttgtctctctgttggGATCAACAGgtcatctgtatgtgtgtgtgtgtgtgtgtgtgtgtgtgtgtgtgtgtgtgtgtgtgtgtgtgtgtgtgtgtgtgtgtgtgtgtgtgtctgtgtctgtgtatgtgcatgccATGCTCACCTGCCAGATGACAAAGAAGATAAGTGCAGCACAAAGGACAAGCGTGAGCATATAGCAGAAGGCGGCAAAGGTGAAGGCCATCGCTGTTCCAGAGGCCAGTGTGACAATTTCTgtggacgagagagagagacagactcacctgtctctccctctctctctccccctctctccctctctctcgttcactctgtttttctctctgtctctctttctattttacTATATCTCGATCACCTCTTACAGCTCACTGTCCCTgcatctgtctatctgtctagatgaaagagagagagagacagtgtgaagCTGTCCTTCCTATGTGTTCTCTGATTTTCTCAGTACATGAGCCagactgtctctgtgtgtgtgtgtgtgtgtgtgtgtgtgtgtgtgtgtgtgtgtgtgtgtgtgtgtgtgtgtgtgtgtgtgtgtgtgttgtctagGCTCCTCCTTAAGCAAAACTCCAAAGCTTATTGGTCGccccctcatctctctctctctctctctctctctctctctctctctctctctctctctctctctctctctctctctctctctctctctctctctctgagtgttAGCATTTAAACAATACTCAGGTGGTCCTATACAGTCTGATTCATTTTCAAATTTACACCAAATTCAGACTCAAGTGTGTGAccgagacagacacacacacatgcacacgcatcactattactattaatattagCATGCATAATGAATTTATGAGACTTAGTtaaggacactgtgtgtgtatgtgtgtgtgtgtgtgtgtgtgtgtgtgtgtgtgtgtgtgtgtgtgtgtgtgcgtgtgtgcgtgcgtgcgtgtgtgtgtgcgtgtgtgtggttgtgtgcgtgtgtgtgtggttgtgtgtgtgttagacttgTCTCACTAGTGTTTGCAACCTGCATATGCTACTGCGGAGCGCCATCTGCTGGACATTATTATTACCACACACGCACCCCCATATATATGTATTGATtgtgtgatacacacacacacacacacacacacacacacacacacacacacacacactgcatcgtTAGTGGAGCTCAGGGGCCTGTTGCACAAAAGTAGAATTAAGACATCCAGGATAAATGACTGAGCTGAGCTCAATGAAGCCAAAACAAGTGCGTCCAGGCTAATTGAGCAGACACGGATTCATCAAGCCAGGTGAAACCAACCCTGGATATGTGCGCGCTCACGGCTCACTCAAACAGACCCGCCACCGATCGCTgagtcaccatggcaactaATCGTCGGAAGCACAATTCCTCATGGAGGCATACGAGGAGGTAAAAGACACAATTAAGAAGAAAGGCAACACCGCCACAGTGataaagcaaagagaaaaagtgTGGCAAAGTATTGCAGACCGCCTGAATGTGTAAGTagtgcacaattacacactcaccgctCCAATGATACgtcacaattacacactcaccgctCCAATGATACgtcacaattacacactcaccgctCCACTGATACgtcacaattacacactcaccgctCCAATGATACgtcacaattacacactcaccgctCCACTGATACgtcacaattacacactcaccgctCCACTGATACgtcacaattacacactcaccgctCCACTGATACgtcacaattacacactcaccgctCCACTGATACgtcacaattacacactcaccgctCCACTGATACgtcacaattacacactcaccgctCCAATGATACgtcacaattacacactcaccgctCCACTGATACATCATAATTACAATCCAATTAGTTAATTCACATCTCCAAAAACGCAGTTGTACTCTGATTATGAAACATTTGAATTTGTAATTGAAATGGACTGCAGATATGAGTGAAGTTGTGTACAGTAACTCCATCACACTGAATAAGGCTTTGATAAAGGATCAAAGCCTTAtattattactacattacattattactacattacattattactacattacattactactacattacattattactacattacattattactacattacattattactacgCTCACTAGTACGGTTTAAGCTTAGCCATTGTACTCTGCTTCTTATGACGTCCACAGATTTTTctgttctcctgcttttattaataaagctgctttgaaacaatgaaaCGATTGTGAAAAgcgatatataaataaaataaaattgaattgaataaatagatgagctaataataataatcactttaATAAATATAGCACCTTTCAAAGGACCCAAGCTCGCTTGCTCACTGACTCCATTGAATGTTCTTGTGTAATAAAGAAAGTGTCtcttttcatgtgtgtgtgtgtgtgtgtgtgtgtgtgtgtgtgtgtgtgtgtgtgtgtgtgtgtgtgtgggtggtgtgtgatgtagatTAAACATGACTGGGCCAAAACGGTCCACTTTTTACATCATGGCTGTGTCATGAATATCACTGTGTTTATGAGGTAATAATGATGAGATTTTGTGTTGTCAGGTGAACTCTCTGGTGTGTTGCTAGGAGACAGGGGGTCTGACTGCCAGCCTTTTCTCCTGACACCTTTCACAGACCCCAAGGAAGCAGAGCAGGCCTATAACCATGCCCATGCCAGGACCTGGGCCAGAGTTTAaatgacctttgacctcctGAAGGCACGCTTTCACTGCCTACACAAATTAAGGGTCAGCCCTGTGAGGGCATGTGACATTACTGTGGCTAGTGCTGTCCTCCacaatgtggcctgcctgaggaAGGAGAGGACCCCCAGAGTGCCACCAGCCATGGACTGGGACAATCCGACAATGTTCCCTGATGACGACAGTGTTCGGCTGCCGAGGGACCAATATGTGTGGAATTATTTTAGTTAGTATGTGTGCTTTCAGTTATGGTTAGATATGTCCTGCGGTGGCAGAGGGATCTGGgggttttgtgttatttttttttatcttttaattgATTTGGCCTCTTATGATGTTTGtgctgtatactgtgtgtaatacAAGCTTGCAGGGAGGAAACTGCatctgtttatttgtctgttcaGGTGATGTGTATGGATTTGtcctgcatttatttcagtgtgcaGACATGCAGGTTATATACAGACCTTTTACATGTGTATTTATCCTTTTGTATCCTGTATGACTTCAGATTGGAAAGGAGCTGATGGTTTCCCTGCTTTGTTTTATCCTTATTCAATAAAGGACCATAATgttacactttgtgtttttatatttatatgtaatgtattttatacCACAGAGTATTAGGGCCGCAatgaggaagaaggaaaaagtcaTAAATTTGAGGCTAATTCTTTCTGTGAAAAGATGTATATTATTTCTACAGTCCTGATACTTATGACAATGTGCTGATGTGCCAAAAGATTAAGTATATCCTTGTGTGTGAAACTATACTGAAGAACAATTCCACGAAATGTCCCACAGCGGTCATTTTAACAACTGTCCTCCTCTAAAACATCGGGttacaatattattaaagaCTTCATTCTCAAAGtctgtgaattttctttttttcctctttgccctaatattctatcattttatatatagcctTATAGTCTATGGGAAACTGTAAATTATCTAATGATGGCAACATCATCTAAAAATCATAATTTATCCAAAATGATTGAAATTAATgatcacaaacatttaaataatgacagtGGGTCTAGTTATATGTGATAATGTATAGTGGGCAGTAGAATAACTATTGGTTTCCATTTGTGGTGACTGCTGACTGACATAAGGGATGAGATTAAATAGGTCCTGGAACTTATCCTGGTCTGGAGCAGTGTAGCTCCACACAATAAATCTCCATGGTAATTTATACCATAACATCCTACTGCCCCCTAATCCAGCTTTAGTCCAACCGGATCACGGATAAATTGAGCCAGGATCACCAAGATATCACCTTATCCTAGTTTTGTGCAATAGGCCCCAGTTTCAGC
Coding sequences:
- the cnih2 gene encoding protein cornichon homolog 2, whose amino-acid sequence is MAFTFAAFCYMLTLVLCAALIFFVIWQIIAFDELRTDFKNPIDQSNPTRARERILNIERICNLLRRLVVPEYSIHGLFCLMFLCAGEWVTLGLNIPLLFYHMWRFFHRPADGSEVMYDPVSVMNADILNYCQKESWCKLGFYLLSFFYYLYSMVYALVSF